The following are encoded together in the Phocoena sinus isolate mPhoSin1 chromosome 11, mPhoSin1.pri, whole genome shotgun sequence genome:
- the LOC116761797 gene encoding 60S ribosomal protein L12-like produces the protein MPPKFHPNEVKVVCLRCTGREVSATSALAPKIGPLGVSPKNTGDDITKATGDWKALRIAVKLTIQNRQAQTEVVPSASALIIKAIKEPPRDRKKQKNIKHSGKITFDEIVSIARQMLHRFLAREFSGTIKKILGTAQSVGRSVDDRHSHDIIDEINSCCVVECPAG, from the coding sequence ATGCCACCTAAGTTCCACCCCAACGAGGTCAAAGTCGTGTGCCTGAGGTGCACTGGTAGGGAAGTCAGTGCGACATCTGCCCTGGCCCCCAAGATCGGCCCCCTGGGTGTGTCTCCAAAAAACACTGGTGATGACATCACCAAGGCAACTGGTGATTGGAAGGCTCTGAGGATTGCAGTGAAACTGACCATTCAGAACAGACAGGCCCAGACTGAGGTGGTACCTTCTGCTTCTGCCCTGATCATCAAAGCCATCAAGGAACCaccaagagacagaaagaagcagaaaaacattAAGCACAGTGGAAAAATCACTTTTGATGAGATTGTCAGCATTGCCCGACAGATGCTGCATCGGTTTTTAGCTAGGGAATTCTCTGGAACCATTAAAAAGATCCTGGGGACTGCCCAGTCTGTGGGCCGCAGTGTTGATGACCGTCACTCTCATGACATCATAGATGAAATCAACAGCTGCTGTGTGGTGGAATGCCCAGCTGGTTAA